From Coffea arabica cultivar ET-39 chromosome 2e, Coffea Arabica ET-39 HiFi, whole genome shotgun sequence, the proteins below share one genomic window:
- the LOC113732885 gene encoding E3 ubiquitin-protein ligase RFI2-like isoform X1 produces MGLDGGDILDDGDGVGGGGGGEGEGEALVTVPCSICLDAVTDNGDRSWAKLQCGHQFHLDCIGSAFNAKGAMQCPNCRKIEKGQWLYATGCRQLPEFNMDEFAHDEDLYDLSYSEMFLQSIGVHWCPFSGLTRLPSSFEEGEYSSTAYHEIFGQHAILAEHTAISSASHPCPYIAYFGPVHPSSSNSNASVSDGSNFNNHWNGASVPNEIPASYAFPGMDVHYHSWDHHSSPFPTTSSRIGGADQPSIPSAAQRAARTNSDVPRSGSFVHPFIVGHSSAARAGSSVVSSMIPPYPGSVARTRDRVQALQAYFQQPSNTPSIRNPVMSGSRRSSAHRSVAQVGPVASSSDQTGAFYFIPSSSSGRTYQEAENSLPNRFHGWDREHLPSFPSSQIDRDSGWGPFHQAAGGADGSLRTNSFRQRHGPERMPSQNRS; encoded by the exons ATGGGATTGGACGGTGGGGATATTCTAGATGACGGCGATGGagttggaggaggaggaggaggagagggagAAGGGGAAGCATTGGTCACCGTTCCGTGTTCGATTTGTTTGGATGCTGTGACTGATAATGGGGATAGATCTTGGGCTAAGCTTCAATGCGGTCACCAATTCCACCTcg ATTGCATTGGTTCTGCGTTTAATGCTAAGGGTGCAATGCAGTGTCCCAATTGTCGAAAGATTGAGAAAGGCCAGTGGCTGTATGCAACTGGCTGTCGACAGCTACCTGAGTTCAACATGGATGAATTTGCTCATGATGAAGATCTTTATGACCTTAGCTACTCTGAAATG TTTTTGCAGTCTATTGGAGTTCATTGGTGTCCATTTAGCGGATTGACTCGGCTACCTTCATCTTTTGA AGAAGGAGAATACTCATCTACTGCAT ATCATGAAATTTTTGGACAACACGCTATCCTTGCTGAGCATACAGCTATATCATCTGCGAGTCATCCATGCCCATATATTGCCTACTTTGGACCAGTCCATCCCTCATCATCAAATTCAAATGCTAGCGTTTCCGATGGTTCTAATTTTAATAATCATTGGAATGGTGCATCTGTACCAAATGAGATACCTGCATCTTATGCTTTCCCTGGCATGGATGTTCATTATCACAGTTGGGATCACCATTCCTCCCCTTTCCCTACGACAAGCAGTCGCATTGGTGGTGCTGATCAACCCTCAATCCCATCCGCGGCTCAAAGAGCAGCTAGAACGAATTCTGATGTTCCGAGATCGGGATCCTTTGTGCATCCTTTCATTGTTGGTCACAG TTCTGCTGCCAGAGCTGGGAGCTCAGTTGTCTCATCAATGATTCCACCTTACCCTGGCAGTGTAGCTCGGACCCGAGACCGTGTTCAAGCTCTTCAGGCATATTTTCAGCAACCAAGCAATACACCATCAATACGCAATCCAGTGATGTCTGGATCGCGGAGATCAAGTGCTCATAGGAGTGTGGCACAAGTTGGTCCAGTTGCTTCATCGTCTGACCAGACTGGTGCTTTTTATTTCATCCCTTCAAGTTCATCTGGAAGAACCTATCAAGAAGCAGAAAATTCCCTGCCCAATCGCTTCCATGGTTGGGACCGAGAACACTTGCCTTCCTTTCCCTCGAGTCAGATTGATAGAGACTCGGGTTGGGGACCATTCCATCAAGCAGCTGGTGGGGCTGATGGTAGTCTCAGGACTAACAGCTTTCGTCAGAGGCATGGACCTGAGAGGATGCCATCACAAAATCGGTCATAG
- the LOC113732883 gene encoding 26S proteasome regulatory subunit 6A homolog — translation MAAPMVEDSNFEDDQLNSMSTDDIVRASRLLDNEIRILKEELQRTNLELDSFKEKIKENQEKIKLNKQLPYLVGNIVEILEMNPEEEAEEDGANIDLDSQRKGKCVVLKTSTRQTIFLPVVGLVDPDKLKPGDLVGVNKDSYLILDTLPSEYDSRVKAMEVDEKPTEDYNDIGGLEKQIQELVEAIVLPMTHKERFQKLGIRPPKGVLLYGPPGTGKTLMARACAAQTNATFLKLAGPQLVQMFIGDGAKLVRDAFQLAKEKSPCIIFIDEIDAIGTKRFDSEVSGDREVQRTMLELLNQLDGFSSDDRIKVIAATNRADILDPALMRSGRLDRKIEFPHPSEEARARILQIHSRKMNVHPDVNFEELARSTDDFNGAQLKAVCVEAGMLALRRDATDVNHEDFNEGIIQVQAKKKASLNYYA, via the exons ATGGCGGCGCCGATGGTAGAAGACAGCAACTTCGAAGACGACCAGCTCAACTCCATGTCCACTGACGACATTGTTAGGGCTTCTCGCCTTCTCGATAACGAGATTCGGATcctcaag GAAGAGTTGCAGAGAACGAATCTAGAATTGGATTCCTTCAAGGAGAAGATTAAGGAGAATCAAGAGAAAATTAAGCTCAATAAGCAGCTTCCTTACTTGGTCGGCAATATAGTAGAG ATTTTGGAAATGAACCCAGAGGAAGAGGCTGAGGAAGATGGTGCAAATATTGACCTTGACTCTCAAAGGAAGGGCAAATGTGTTGTATTGAAAACTTCCACTCGCCAA ACAATTTTCCTTCCTGTTGTTGGCCTTGTTGACCCTGATAAATTAAAGCCTGGGGATTTGGTTGGAGTAAATAAAGATAGTTACTTGATCTTGGACACACTACCGTCTGAGTATGATTCTCGAGTCAAGGCGATGGAAGTTGATGAAAAACCAACTGAAGATTATAATGACATTGGTGGTCTGGAGAAACAG ATCCAAGAACTTGTTGAAGCCATTGTTTTGCCTATGACCCACAAAGAACGGTTTCAGAAGTTGGGAATTCGTCCACCAAAAGGGGTCCTTTTGTACGGACCTCCTGGAACAGGGAAGACATTAATGGCTCGTGCATGTGCTGCCCAAACAAATGCTACTTTCCTTAAGCTGGCTGGACCCCAGCTTGTACAG ATGTTCATTGGAGATGGAGCAAAGCTTGTCCGTGATGCTTTCCAGCTTGCAAAGGAAAAATCTCCTTGTATAATCTTTATTGATGAGATTGATGCCATTGGTACAAAGCGTTTTGATAG TGAAGTCAGTGGGGATAGGGAGGTCCAGAGAACTATGTTAGAACTGCTTAATCAGCTTGATGGTTTTAGCAGCGATGATCGGATAAag GTGATAGCGGCGACAAATCGAGCTGACATTCTAGACCCTGCCTTGATGAGATCTGGTCGACTTGATCGCAAAATCGAGTTCCCCCATCCGTCTGAGGAGGCCAGGGCTCGGATCTTGCAG ATACACTCCAGAAAGATGAATGTTCACCCTGATGTGAACTTTGAGGAGCTGGCTCGTTCAACAGATGATTTCAATGGGGCACAACTGAAAGCCGTCTGCGTAGAAGCAGGCATGCTAGCACTGCGGCGCGATGCCACTGAT gTGAACCATGAAGACTTTAATGAAGGTATCATCCAAGTTCAAGCAAAGAAGAAAGCCAGCTTAAATTACTATGCATAG
- the LOC113732884 gene encoding translationally-controlled tumor protein homolog, producing the protein MLVYQDLLSGDELLSDSFPYKEIENGMLWEVEGKWVVQGAVEVNIGANPSAEGGEEDEGVDDQAVKVVDIVDTFRLQEQPPFDKKQFVAYIKKYIKNLSPKLEPEKLDAFKKNIEGATKYLLSKLSDLQFFVGESMHDEGSIVFAYYKEGATDPTFLYLAPGLKEVKC; encoded by the exons ATGTTGGTTTACCAGGATCTTCTTTCTG GCGATGAGCTTCTATCCGACTCATTCCCCTATAAGGAAATTGAGAATGGAATGCTGTGGGAAGTAGAAGGGAAG TGGGTCGTTCAAGGTGCTGTGGAGGTGAATATTGGGGCCAATCCTTCTGCTGAAGGTGGAGAAGAAGATGAAGGAGTTGACGACCAAGCAGTCAAGGTTGTCGATATTGTTGATACTTTCAGACTTCAG GAGCAACCCCCTTTCGACAAAAAGCAGTTTGTTGCATACATCAAGAAATATATCAAGAATTTAAGTCCAAAGTTGGAGCCTGAGAAGTTGGATGCCTTCAAAAAGAACATTGAAGGAGCAACTAAATACCTCCTGTCAAAGCTGAGCGACCTTCAGTT CTTTGTTGGTGAGAGCATGCATGATGAGGGCTCAATCGTGTTTGCATACTACAAAGAAGGTGCCACCGATCCAACTTTTCTTTACCTTGCACCTGGGCTGAAGGAGGTCAAATGCTAG
- the LOC113732885 gene encoding E3 ubiquitin-protein ligase RFI2-like isoform X2, giving the protein MGLDGGDILDDGDGVGGGGGGEGEGEALVTVPCSICLDAVTDNGDRSWAKLQCGHQFHLDCIGSAFNAKGAMQCPNCRKIEKGQWLYATGCRQLPEFNMDEFAHDEDLYDLSYSEMSIGVHWCPFSGLTRLPSSFEEGEYSSTAYHEIFGQHAILAEHTAISSASHPCPYIAYFGPVHPSSSNSNASVSDGSNFNNHWNGASVPNEIPASYAFPGMDVHYHSWDHHSSPFPTTSSRIGGADQPSIPSAAQRAARTNSDVPRSGSFVHPFIVGHSSAARAGSSVVSSMIPPYPGSVARTRDRVQALQAYFQQPSNTPSIRNPVMSGSRRSSAHRSVAQVGPVASSSDQTGAFYFIPSSSSGRTYQEAENSLPNRFHGWDREHLPSFPSSQIDRDSGWGPFHQAAGGADGSLRTNSFRQRHGPERMPSQNRS; this is encoded by the exons ATGGGATTGGACGGTGGGGATATTCTAGATGACGGCGATGGagttggaggaggaggaggaggagagggagAAGGGGAAGCATTGGTCACCGTTCCGTGTTCGATTTGTTTGGATGCTGTGACTGATAATGGGGATAGATCTTGGGCTAAGCTTCAATGCGGTCACCAATTCCACCTcg ATTGCATTGGTTCTGCGTTTAATGCTAAGGGTGCAATGCAGTGTCCCAATTGTCGAAAGATTGAGAAAGGCCAGTGGCTGTATGCAACTGGCTGTCGACAGCTACCTGAGTTCAACATGGATGAATTTGCTCATGATGAAGATCTTTATGACCTTAGCTACTCTGAAATG TCTATTGGAGTTCATTGGTGTCCATTTAGCGGATTGACTCGGCTACCTTCATCTTTTGA AGAAGGAGAATACTCATCTACTGCAT ATCATGAAATTTTTGGACAACACGCTATCCTTGCTGAGCATACAGCTATATCATCTGCGAGTCATCCATGCCCATATATTGCCTACTTTGGACCAGTCCATCCCTCATCATCAAATTCAAATGCTAGCGTTTCCGATGGTTCTAATTTTAATAATCATTGGAATGGTGCATCTGTACCAAATGAGATACCTGCATCTTATGCTTTCCCTGGCATGGATGTTCATTATCACAGTTGGGATCACCATTCCTCCCCTTTCCCTACGACAAGCAGTCGCATTGGTGGTGCTGATCAACCCTCAATCCCATCCGCGGCTCAAAGAGCAGCTAGAACGAATTCTGATGTTCCGAGATCGGGATCCTTTGTGCATCCTTTCATTGTTGGTCACAG TTCTGCTGCCAGAGCTGGGAGCTCAGTTGTCTCATCAATGATTCCACCTTACCCTGGCAGTGTAGCTCGGACCCGAGACCGTGTTCAAGCTCTTCAGGCATATTTTCAGCAACCAAGCAATACACCATCAATACGCAATCCAGTGATGTCTGGATCGCGGAGATCAAGTGCTCATAGGAGTGTGGCACAAGTTGGTCCAGTTGCTTCATCGTCTGACCAGACTGGTGCTTTTTATTTCATCCCTTCAAGTTCATCTGGAAGAACCTATCAAGAAGCAGAAAATTCCCTGCCCAATCGCTTCCATGGTTGGGACCGAGAACACTTGCCTTCCTTTCCCTCGAGTCAGATTGATAGAGACTCGGGTTGGGGACCATTCCATCAAGCAGCTGGTGGGGCTGATGGTAGTCTCAGGACTAACAGCTTTCGTCAGAGGCATGGACCTGAGAGGATGCCATCACAAAATCGGTCATAG